GGGCAGGATGTGATCCTCCTCCTAGACCTCTAATGAGTTAATGGCTACTGAATGATGTTTATTTCTGTGGGGAGGTATTCAGCGCAGTGCACACACATCAAAACGCAGCACGTAGAAACATACTGTACCGTACATACACCCAGTCACCAATAAAGCCTCAGATACAGACCACACATTGTGCAGGGAGCATTAGCAagtgttgatgttgttattgaTCCAACATGGGTTGTTATTGCAGACTGTTAAAAAGGTGTTCCGTCTGTCTTCCCTACTTAGTTTTTATCTCTGCTGCAGCTGATGGTGCTGCAATGGAGGAAAAAGCACTTTTCTCAGTAATGATTCCacgtttctgtctctctatccacATGCTTTCATCTCACTTCCCACATCCTTCATTTCACCCACatgtgctctctttctctctctctcgttctctctctctctctctctctctctctctctctctctctctctctctctctctctctctctctctctctctctctctctctccctctctctttccttttgttttctccacagaTAATCGCCAATCATCACATGCAGTCCATCTCCTTCGCCTCTGGAGGAGACCCAGTGAGTCacccaaccctctctctctgctcaacTCTGCTCTCTATccatcatcttctctctcttcccctttttccatctttcttctGCCTGCatatccttccttcctgccttcgGTCAGTATCTAGTCCTACCAATACCATTCACTCTATCGCTTCCTCACTGGTTTGCTGTCCTTCTCTTCCGAGCTTTATCTGGTTGCTTCCTGCCATCTCTCCTCtagctcagtgtgtgtttttaacatcTCCTATGACTGAAAGagtttccctttctctttctcttcttcgcAACCTTTTTATCCTAAACCTGCCCTTCACATATTCCTCCCATTgattttcccctcctcccctcaccgtcttcccctctctccttcaggaTACGGCTGAGTACGTAGCATATGTGGCCAAAGACCCAGTCAACCAGAGAGGTGAGCCgcaaaagaaaaatgacacctTCACTCAGGCAACGTCTGGCCATTTATAGTCGACCTTCCTTGTAATCAGATCAAATATGGGATTTTTCATGGGATTTTTCATGGGATTTTTCATGGGATTCTGCAAATCGGGGGAAATCTGTGCAGgtaaagtgaatgagaaacactccctcaacaactactgccaAGGTGTCAAGGCACTTAACACCCAACTgatccagtggagctgctcagtgccAGCAGTGGAAGGCTGTGGTTGAATTGGGCAGTTTCCAAGTGTGGATTTATGAGATGCTGCTTAAACTGCGCATGCATGCTCattcaactttccctggatactATGCCTGCAGGTCGATATATTTAtctggtgatgtgtgtgtttccagtacATACTGCCACTTCCTTATTTGTCatccctgcctcctctcctgcagCATGTCACATCCTGGAGTGCTCAGAGGGCTTGGCCCAGGAGGTCATCAGCACCATTGGCCAGGCTTTCGAACTGCGTTTTAAACAGTACCTGAAGAACCCCCCCAAACTGGTCACACCCCATGACAGGTAAGTGTGGATATGTTCGCTCGCATTATGCCAATAACATGAgcttgtgtttgtatttctCACCTCGCCTCCTCTCCAAGGAACATCCTTTTCAaatagtgtgtgtatatatttgtttatgcattacccccctctctcccagaaTGGCTCCGTTTGACGGCTCCGCATGggaagaagaggatgatgagGCTGCCCCACCTCCTGAGGTCCCTTATTATAATAATTTCCccggaaaacagcctcctcctgGTGGACTGATCGACATGAGGTCCCGCCCTGGGGCCACGCTGgtgagaaaaatacacaaggAGGAAGGCGTGTAACATTACACAGGCTTCAACACAGCCAAACACTGGCGGCATTCAGTTCAGAATTGATACACCTAAATTAGACTTACAATCTACTTATCTGTCTAAGAACAGGCTCAACTCTCAGTCTGAAGGGAATTATAAAACAACCGTAACCCAGCAGTAGCTCTCTGCTCTGTTTGAAGACTGGATATATAGGGAAATAACCATCGACCTTTTTTAACCCCTAGAGCAGAGTCACTGAGTCATCCTTTGCTGCAACACTGTGaaattctttgtgtgtgtgtgtgtggggctgtgACTCATGATGTGTTTATTTGCCCCTGTGTGTGCAGCCTTATGGACAGCCGGGCCAGAATGACATACACAAGCAGCCTCTGCCTCCTCTACCAGGtgagccttctctctctctctctctctctctctctctctctctctctctctctctctctctctctctctctctctctctctctctctctctctctctctctctctctctctgtcacagtcATTCACTGTGAATTTGGAGAGTGGGAAGCATAGGGGGAAGGGCTCAGTTTTTCATTCAGACACAGAATGGGCAGATTACACaactctttttctccctctctctctcttaaggtTAACTAGTAATCTGACTCAGTATGGATCATTGTTTCACGGTCAGGCTTACATTTTGAGTCAATGTATCTAATTTTGCCTTTGAgctatgtttgtatgtatacaTGGGTCTGTGTAAGGCAACGGCAAAAGGGTACTTGAGGACAGTGCTGCCACTACAGAAGCCTCTctgagcatgtttttttttttcagcaggcAAAAGCACTGTGAAATAGTCTTAACCCACTGATACACAGGCTTAACCCAAGCTAAGAATTCAGTTTCAGTCACAGGGAAAGACGGAAATCTGAAAAACTGCAAGAccatttttttccactcatgTCCTTTGACGTGACTGGTTAAAATACCATTTAATATGCATGGCTGATAGGAAATGAGAAGATGGGCCAAGGTTACTGATCTCAaaaatttattttcctttcagtgGGTGCCAAGGAAGGGGGACGGGAACTCTTCGATGACCCTTCATATGTCAATGTGgataagccccgccccccaGCAGTTGCAGCCAATGGAAATGCTCACAGAGATGCTTTTGACATGAGTGAGTGTCTTTCTTGACTGtcgatctgtgtgtgtgacaatgccCCTAACTGTTGTTTTATATTAGTGAATGAATTGTGTTAAGAACATCACATTTATAACTATAAATCAAGCTAAAATGGGCTGCTatccaaacaaaaacatgtgaACATGTGGCCTGGTTAGCTGCTGACTAGGTAGTAGCTACTTGCTAACTAGCTTGCTGGCCAGTTAAATTATTGGGGAAAAAATTCTAATCTATATGATTTCTTCCattaacttaaaacaaatggCAGGATTTGTGGGTATCTATCAACATGAAAAAAGTTATCTGTCACTCAAATGTGCAACTCTTTCACCAAGTGGGGAGAATAAGGTTCAGTCATTGGCCGAGGAGATGAGCAAGGCACAGTGTGCATATTGCTTATGAATGGCTCAGTGAAGAGTGGGGCAGCCCGCTGTTGGCAGCCTTGGAGGAGGCAGCTGCCTTCCAGTCGTCGCTCGGGGAACAAAAGTGCCTTCTTCCCATTTTGGCGGCGTCTCTAGCAGCCAGAAAGAGCCACTGCTCTGATTGTCTGGGAGTACTAAAGggtccacctcctctccctgtcccaTATGAAAGATTATTGGTCAACTGTGTGAAGCTTTCTACATAACAACCTGACTGTGTTCTGACTGGCCCATTTCAAAGGCAACATTTTTTTCTAAGTACAACTTTGGCAGAACAACAAATAATACaattctcacttttttttttttactgtgaacaACAAGGAACATCAAAGTGTATTCAACCCATGAAAAACATTAGATTATCCACTTCTAAAGATACTCCCCCTTTAAGCGTTTTAACAGAGAAATACAACATAACAGATGTCTGGGCATAATGAGTATCTTGGTCTAGAAGGAATCACCAGGATCCAGATAAACAGCGAGCTTATTGTATCTATCTTTTCTTGCAGAGCCGTTTGATGATGCCCTGGGTGTCTCTGGGCCCGGGGGCCCGGGCTCGGTGTCAGCAGCGCCCCCTCTGGTGGAGCAGTTGCAGTTCGAGACCTGGTTCCACGGTAGTTTGAGCCGCAGGCAAGCCGAGAAGCTGCTGACCCGCGATGGAGACTTCCTGGTGCGGGAGTCTGGGACCACGCCCGGACAGTACGTCCTCACCGGACAGCAAGGGGGTCAGCCCAAACACCTGCTGCTGGTCGACCCGGAAGGAGTGGTGAGTCCGGGTGGGAAGAAGGGATCACAAAGGGGAGAGAGATCATAAAGGAGAGGGTGGAAGGCTGGGTGGGGAAGGGGGATTGCAAGTGGAGAGGGATTGACTGATTTCGAAATTGGCCGATCCAATACATATAAAGGTGTTGTGGTAATTATACTtgtcttttattctgttttctggTTAACGGGGCTTGTTGTAAtgattgtttttctgtctcaggTCCGTACCAAAGACCATCGGTTTGAAAGTGTGAGCCACCTGATCAGTTACCACATGGACAACAGACTCCCCATCGTATCAGCTGGGAGCGAAGTGTGTCTGCAACAGCCAGTAGAGCGCAGGGCCtgaacacacttacacacacgcacacacacactccctcacacacaccaatgaaATACTCCCAAATACATACACTCCCATACAGCAATGCAAAACAAGACGAACACACCTTCATGTGCAcagtacaatacacacagcaacACTACACAACCACATATAAATACACCtgaacacatatgcacacaccaTAGCAATGAaagccaaaaaagaaaaataatcacCAGTTTCTCTGCCAAATCACTCGCTTGCTGCTGTCGCCACATATTCCTGTCCCTTCGGAAAGCCAAACTGTGACCTCTGCAATCCCTCCTCCGCCCCATCTGACCATCCCTCAACAATGGAGAAGCACTGCTGCATTTTCTCAACAGCCTACTGTGAACCAGGGAGGAGCCCTTGCTAATTTCAGAACAGGGcagaaaacaaatgcaattttttaaaacgcaaaaaaaaaaaagcttaacaTGCGATTCTGAAATGATAACACAGAACACCTAACGAATACATGGAACCATGCAGAAATATATTGTGGAACCGAAGAGTTAACAATGAACTTTTAGAAAGGGTCATGAATGGGACAATGAATGAGATCTTCAATGCATTGAAGCAGATGTCCTTCCATTTGGGGAAATGATTTCCCTCTTCAGACTGTTGCTGGAGCATATTAGtcaaaacatgaactcaatgACAATGGTTCTTTGTTTCTAAGACTCAATCAGGCGCAAACAGAAACTCTCCCTTCAAGTGTCACTGGAGCAATTCAACAGCCAAACAAGACTCTGAAATCAATCCGCCTGGCGAATATGCAGAAACATGTTTGCTTCCAATCTAATCaggagacccccccccccccccccagccacTCCCCTTTAACGACTTTTGAACTTAGACCCCTGGAGTGATACCTGGTGATGTCAAGGAGGACAGCCTGTATGCAAAACTGGGACTGCTATGCCAATGACCATCATTTCTGTTTagggggtgttttttttttttttttttggaaggacATTAACGcaggtttctgtctgtcttagCTTGGGACTCATTTCATATTGGACATTCTGAGTTCAGGATGCTCTGATCAGCTGTATCTCCCTATAAACacagatagatacacacacacacacacacacacattcatacagggCGCAGTCCACACTCTACCCACACCACCTCTGTCATCATGCCAAAGAACATGAACTTGGTTGCTTAAGGTGGAGGAAGCCATGGAGATTATCAACAAAGACTAATGCcaactgtatgtttgtgtatctgtcttGTGTGCTTACATAGGGAGCAAGTTGAGAGGGAAGGAAATGCGTAttcaaaaaaaaactgtctgtTTTAGAGCGGATGAATCTAGGCATCGTGCCTGAACACAACATCATCAAAAAGGAGAGTTCAAAGCAAATTGTGCAATGATGTCATCCAAAAACACAGTAACTAGTACATTGTGAGAAGCATTGGCCAGATCATTTTGACCTTCTATTGCTTTTCAATGGCTGTTAAGTTTAGTATGTGTTTGCATTGACAATCTATGGCTATATCTCTTTCCGGAGTGTTTCGATGGAGTAAAGGGGGGATAGCTGAAGGACCTTAAATGATGGCACTCCTTATGCTGATGACATGAGTCATGTTGAGCGGTCTAAGCAATGAATTTCCCTCTGCAAATGTGATGCACAGTCTGTCGTAGTGAGTAGTTGATTAGTTTTAGTGTATGTAtgatgttgcttttttttaaaatcacttgAGGGAATAATGTCCTTTTCTAAAACCTTGTATCAGATGAAGGGGGTGGGGGCAATTGAACATGTGGACATAAGTGTGTTTTGGAGCATTGCAAGCGTTAATCAAATGTTAAGCCAAATGTTGCTCCCTGGTGTGCTGTTTTCACAAAATTTGAGGATTTGTGGGGGGGAGAGgttcaaattattattttttctcctttcttcttcctcctccctccgttcatgatgttgtttttatatcttttaaTCGTGCCTTGTTTCTTCAATGCAGTCACGTCACTTCAATGCAGTCACCTTATGTACTTAATTCAAATGTAGTCGACTACAGGAGAATCTTACACAAGCCTCTCAGTTAAACAAAGACTCTGCAAAAATGACACTCcactacacactcacaaaccGATCCAGTGATGGCAATCTCCTCTGATGCACATTCTTACATTCAGCTTGTTGTCACAGATACTTGATGTCACCTTTGGGGGGTATTTCCTGGCCACCTGTAAATACCATCCATCTTGATTGGTCAGCTTAGTATTGGGTCTGGATTATTGTTTTCACAGTTGTATATTTAACGACTTATCCGATAGGTGACACAGAGCCAGATACCACAGCACTGAGGTAGCTCTTATAGccaacttgttaaacttgtcaAAGTATTTGAGATTGAGGCCAAACTGTTTAAAAATGAGAAGGGATCTCTCAACCTAAACCTTAACTGTCAACCTTAGAGTGGACTCACACCTAgtccaacatacacacacacacacacacacacacatacccgaGTGACAGCTGGGTCAGTCAGACACTCACTGTCTGCCTGTTCAGGTGTTGGTAGGTCATGTAGGTCAGAGATGGAACACCTGAGCTTAAAGTTCTgctattggtgtgtgtgtgtgtgtgtgtgtccctacatTGTGAGAGTATGCGTGCCGAAAAAGgacccatctgtctgtctgcatcattAGTGAACTGGTCTAGCGTTATCATTGTTCATCACAGTTGCCTTTGTTGCATGAAAATCGTTTCTAAATTTCTAGATcgttgttgttggtggtggtgatgtTGTGGATGATGCTGTTGTACTTTTTAATTCGTGTTTTTGGAAGCCAAAGGTTACTTTCAAATAGCCTgcacaaatattgatttttactttttacgTTTCTGTTTTAAtactttcttttgttttgtttttagggAAACATGTCTGTTTACACCTGTATCTGAAAATATAGATtgcatatataaatacatatatcaTTCATCTTTCTTTGTGAGTTTGGCTTTTAATACATTGTCTGCATCTAAATCCAGTATTGATTACTTTGTTTGATAGACCAGTTAGAACCCTTTCATTTCTCTATCAATGTCACTGTTTAAAACctgttttaaaacaaacaaagcacacTCTGCCAGAAGGTAAGAACAATCACCTGTCACAAACTGTCCTGAACAAACAAAGAGCTGGACTAGATTGgttggagagtgagagagttatGTGGAGGGTGTAGTGGAGCTGCTGGAACTCTCCTGTTTGTGAATAGGTGGAGTCTGCACAGTAGGGGGCTGATTCAGGGATTATTAGAGCCCAGGGAGAGGCAGGGGGGTGGCTGCAAAATACAGACAGCCAGAGAATAGAGGGGAACAGTGGACCGCAAAGGTAAACAAGGCCCTTAATCAATCAGAGGATGTTTGAAAGCAGGGAAGAGTAGAGAAAAAGCAGGATGTGGATGGAGGGAGTCTGCGGTTTGTATAGGAGGTTATAAGTAGGGGAGCTGACTGTGGCAGGAGTGCGGAGCAGACCTCAGCTGTTAGACGGGCCCAGTCCAGTCCTGATCGTCGTTTCTCCACTCCTGTGCTTGCTCTGTCCTATCTCACCTCTTTCACCGCTGCTTACCCTCCTGGTTGCCTCTGTCTGATCACTCCTTTTCCCTCCGTGGAGCCATGCACCCCCAGCGTCCTCTGCCCCAGGCcatgccctcctcctctctggggCAGAACCTGCGTGACTTGGCCATGGGCCTGGGACGAGGCAAGAACTTCCTGGGAGGAAACATCGCCTATGGTTTCATCCAGTCTGTGAAGGAGTGCCTCtacttcctcctctgctgctggtgCATCAAAGAGATCCTGGActgagagactgggagagagagtagatCAAGTGATCTTAAATCAATTTTCCCTGTTTCTCCATTAGCTCCTATAGTGTTATTCCAGCTTTTATTTCATCAGACATGGAGTGTTTGATCAGCATTGCTGGCAAAGCATCGGCAAGTATGATTCTTCTCTTATATGACAGCAAACTATATTTATAGCTCACAGGAAACTAAACTTTATAGCAGTGTAACTTTTTTGTACcactaaaagaaaaagtacCCTTTTTGCGAAGTAACAGTTTCAGTGAAGAACAGGTTTACTATATCATTAAATGATTTTATGGATAATGCACACAtattatctctttctttctgtttttcagtgCCTATAGGATGCTCTTCCTGACTTCCCAGGAAACAAACATGGAGTcctaaatgttgtgttttcagaTGCTGTAGCAGTTCAGTGTGGGGCTGGTTCAGAGTTGCCTGAATTCAACCCAGCTGATCTGAGATCTTCAGGGATAGGACAACCCTGATTGTGATGTTGACCGGATAACAAGACAAACTGGTGTGATGAAGAAGAATAAAGGAACAAGTGAATGGAAAGATTTAAGCTTTATGTctttcattttgatttgatgAATTTGTTTTATTGGATGATAATTTATGGAAAGTCTGATTATTCAATGTTTAGCTAAAGTTAAAGATGTGGACATTTTTCTGCAGAAAATAGTGTGGACACTGTTGTGTGAAATCATCCTGAAACATCCCCAGACTGAAGGCAGTAGGGTACATTCAAATCCATGTTAAAGTCCTCAGGTGGAACTGGATGCATTTGGATGTTGGGCGATGACCATAATCCTTCAAGTGAAAAGAAACTTAATTTAAGTTTTATTGATCTGGGTCAacaattgaaaaaacaaaacaaaaaagaaaacagtgaaattaagAGAAAACTAAAGTCCCTGTGTCATATACTATATGTGTCCTGGTAGCTTTCATGTGTCTTTAATGAGATTTTAAAGCCAAATTTGCCTATTATTAATTTGatccaataaaataattttgctgTATTGGCCTGTCAATTGCCTGTGATGTGGTCCAATGGATGATCCAAGTATTGAATAGATATATAGGCAGAGTTCTACAGGCTGTCTCATGTGATAGCCACCCAAAAATATCAACATCAACCTGCTGAGTGAATCAGTGAATCAGCACAAGCCTGTGGAATACCAGCGTTAAATGTCGGTGACTGCTGGTGTCACTTGCTTCGTTTAAAAACACATAACGTATGTAAGACATATAAGACATACATAAGACGTGGGTATATTTTACATACCCACCATCACCTGCGTGTGTCAATCAATTAGGAAGTTTCCCAGTTAAGTGGTGTGATGCTGCATTGTCATTGGTCGAGATGGAGGACGAGGGGCGGGACGACAGTGAACGCTGTCTGTCGTTGGACGAGAGGCGCGTGGATCACGCAAGTTAGGAGGTGCGTTCCAAGTTCTTCTGAAGTTGGATGGAAAGACGCATTAGTACAGACTGTTGGAAAGTATCACCATACAGACTGTGAGGTTTAAAGTAAAGCGACGGAACAAGGTAAGACTGACATGCATTTGGCTGCACGGGCCTATTTATTACAAAGTAACGACGCCGTTTTGTTACACACGTTGTTACATTGTCTCGACTACGTCGTTTGACACCCACTTTTTCCTGGTTCCTCGAGTGACTGTTCTAATGTCAAGTTGGAAGTACAAAGGATAGGTTTTCCGTAACAACTAACGTTAAAAGTTTGCGGGTTTTGTTAAATATTTAGTACCTTACTCATGCTTCAAAGTTAATTcgttttattttcctttaagcTCATCAAGCTCATTATGACAGTTCCTGTCAGAGGCTTCACACTCCTTCACTCAAAGCAGACTGTATACATAATAATTTGGCGAACTGCCTTTGTTGATGATGCTGTGAACTGCTATGAACAATGAGTTGTTTATGATAAAACGTGATATAGCTGACAGTCTAACGCTTCCCTCCTAATGGCCTGTACTGTAGTTA
The Centroberyx gerrardi isolate f3 chromosome 12, fCenGer3.hap1.cur.20231027, whole genome shotgun sequence genome window above contains:
- the lenep gene encoding lens epithelial cell protein LEP503; the protein is MHPQRPLPQAMPSSSLGQNLRDLAMGLGRGKNFLGGNIAYGFIQSVKECLYFLLCCWCIKEILD
- the shc1 gene encoding SHC-transforming protein 1 isoform X1, which produces MELVPKTKYTHFRSESLSSTDETNSNPSSLPPSTPATPLTPSPGLPSSLSSSSLTPILPPSSPRPAENSPTTLCSFFPRMGALRLGVSATLLPGLKASSRPQQPRAPVESSGDERSSSSSSPPPHHPAPPLTAPSPPPRPPLQDMNRLGGASRRARVEGGQLGGDEWTRHGSFVNKPTRGWLHSDNVVSTTGVSYSVRYMGCVEVLQSMRALDFNTRTQVTREAISVVCEAVPGAKGAQRRRKPSSRCLSSILGKSNLQFAGMTISLTVSTSSLNLLASDCKQIIANHHMQSISFASGGDPDTAEYVAYVAKDPVNQRACHILECSEGLAQEVISTIGQAFELRFKQYLKNPPKLVTPHDRMAPFDGSAWEEEDDEAAPPPEVPYYNNFPGKQPPPGGLIDMRSRPGATLPYGQPGQNDIHKQPLPPLPVGAKEGGRELFDDPSYVNVDKPRPPAVAANGNAHRDAFDMKPFDDALGVSGPGGPGSVSAAPPLVEQLQFETWFHGSLSRRQAEKLLTRDGDFLVRESGTTPGQYVLTGQQGGQPKHLLLVDPEGVVRTKDHRFESVSHLISYHMDNRLPIVSAGSEVCLQQPVERRA
- the shc1 gene encoding SHC-transforming protein 1 isoform X2, whose protein sequence is MEYVDMNRLGGASRRARVEGGQLGGDEWTRHGSFVNKPTRGWLHSDNVVSTTGVSYSVRYMGCVEVLQSMRALDFNTRTQVTREAISVVCEAVPGAKGAQRRRKPSSRCLSSILGKSNLQFAGMTISLTVSTSSLNLLASDCKQIIANHHMQSISFASGGDPDTAEYVAYVAKDPVNQRACHILECSEGLAQEVISTIGQAFELRFKQYLKNPPKLVTPHDRMAPFDGSAWEEEDDEAAPPPEVPYYNNFPGKQPPPGGLIDMRSRPGATLPYGQPGQNDIHKQPLPPLPVGAKEGGRELFDDPSYVNVDKPRPPAVAANGNAHRDAFDMKPFDDALGVSGPGGPGSVSAAPPLVEQLQFETWFHGSLSRRQAEKLLTRDGDFLVRESGTTPGQYVLTGQQGGQPKHLLLVDPEGVVRTKDHRFESVSHLISYHMDNRLPIVSAGSEVCLQQPVERRA
- the shc1 gene encoding SHC-transforming protein 1 isoform X3, whose translation is MNRLGGASRRARVEGGQLGGDEWTRHGSFVNKPTRGWLHSDNVVSTTGVSYSVRYMGCVEVLQSMRALDFNTRTQVTREAISVVCEAVPGAKGAQRRRKPSSRCLSSILGKSNLQFAGMTISLTVSTSSLNLLASDCKQIIANHHMQSISFASGGDPDTAEYVAYVAKDPVNQRACHILECSEGLAQEVISTIGQAFELRFKQYLKNPPKLVTPHDRMAPFDGSAWEEEDDEAAPPPEVPYYNNFPGKQPPPGGLIDMRSRPGATLPYGQPGQNDIHKQPLPPLPVGAKEGGRELFDDPSYVNVDKPRPPAVAANGNAHRDAFDMKPFDDALGVSGPGGPGSVSAAPPLVEQLQFETWFHGSLSRRQAEKLLTRDGDFLVRESGTTPGQYVLTGQQGGQPKHLLLVDPEGVVRTKDHRFESVSHLISYHMDNRLPIVSAGSEVCLQQPVERRA